The following coding sequences lie in one bacterium genomic window:
- a CDS encoding HEPN domain-containing protein: protein MKEVASLIERPKKYLKSSKMLIDEGDYESSVSRAYYAMFFSAEAILLTKNLSFSSHGGVISAFGEYFVKTNIFPREMGRAINRAFEKRQLGDYE from the coding sequence ATGAAAGAAGTAGCATCCCTCATAGAGAGACCAAAGAAATATCTTAAGAGTTCTAAGATGCTTATTGACGAGGGGGATTATGAATCATCGGTATCCAGAGCATACTATGCGATGTTTTTCTCGGCTGAGGCTATACTTCTCACGAAGAATTTATCATTTTCATCTCACGGGGGCGTGATATCTGCTTTCGGAGAATACTTCGTCAAAACTAATATTTTTCCGAGAGAGATGGGCAGAGCAATTAACAGAGCATTTGAGAAAAGGCAGTTAGGGGATTACGAGTAG
- a CDS encoding nucleotidyltransferase domain-containing protein, with the protein MKQINNIIREFKVKIEKLYGKRLKNLLLYGSWARAEATDDSDIDLAVVFDGEITPGNEIDRMIDIIMEINLKYGVLISVYPVSERDYFALKSPLLMNIRREGVPA; encoded by the coding sequence ATGAAGCAGATTAATAACATCATCAGGGAGTTTAAAGTGAAAATTGAAAAACTCTATGGCAAAAGATTAAAGAATCTCCTCCTCTATGGTTCATGGGCGAGGGCAGAGGCTACAGATGATTCCGATATTGACCTAGCTGTGGTTTTCGATGGTGAGATTACACCAGGAAACGAAATAGATAGGATGATAGATATCATCATGGAGATAAATCTAAAATATGGTGTTCTAATATCAGTCTATCCTGTATCTGAAAGGGATTATTTTGCTTTGAAAAGTCCATTACTTATGAACATTCGAAGGGAAGGAGTGCCTGCATGA
- the arsN2 gene encoding arsenic resistance N-acetyltransferase ArsN2: MEEIEFAFADSVEVEAIGRLLKRCGLPYEDIANHLHHFMVAKTGNDLIGVIGLEVYEKVGLLRSLAITDDYRGRGIAKAVYTRILAYAHLQGIESLYLLTTTAEGFFSKMGFTKVERNNIPESIQATKEFQNFCPSTAVCMTKGIEKDARYYPKEVLRLQPDVLGARMWGIALEKTMFTYFEVESNCRFEIHAHESEQITMVLEGELFFEVEGRIVGVKKGEVIAIPSALPHAVFTREQFVKAVDAWSPVMEKYKK, encoded by the coding sequence ATGGAAGAAATAGAATTTGCATTTGCAGATTCTGTTGAAGTAGAAGCAATCGGAAGGTTGTTAAAGCGATGTGGCTTGCCTTACGAGGATATTGCCAATCACCTTCATCACTTCATGGTGGCAAAGACGGGTAATGATTTGATTGGAGTAATTGGACTTGAAGTGTACGAGAAGGTTGGGTTGCTGCGTTCCCTTGCCATAACAGACGATTATCGGGGCAGGGGTATTGCAAAAGCAGTCTACACAAGGATATTGGCGTATGCCCATTTACAAGGGATTGAAAGCCTCTACCTGCTGACGACCACAGCGGAAGGCTTTTTCTCAAAGATGGGCTTTACCAAAGTGGAAAGGAACAACATTCCTGAATCTATTCAAGCCACAAAGGAATTTCAGAACTTTTGTCCTTCCACTGCTGTCTGCATGACCAAGGGAATTGAAAAAGACGCCCGATATTATCCAAAAGAGGTTCTACGTCTTCAACCCGATGTTCTAGGAGCAAGAATGTGGGGCATTGCGCTGGAAAAGACAATGTTCACATACTTTGAGGTGGAGTCAAACTGTCGGTTTGAGATACACGCTCATGAAAGTGAGCAAATCACGATGGTTCTTGAGGGGGAACTGTTTTTTGAGGTAGAGGGAAGGATTGTCGGCGTTAAGAAAGGGGAGGTCATAGCAATTCCTTCAGCCCTTCCCCATGCGGTATTTACGCGGGAGCAATTCGTAAAAGCGGTTGATGCCTGGTCCCCTGTAATGGAAAAGTACAAAAAATAA